The Sulfurospirillum sp. UCH001 genome segment TATGATTTATGGTGGAATTTATAAAATTGAAGATGTTAAAAAACAGTTACTGACTTTTTTTGACGAGGAAGATGACGTAGAAAGTAGAGAGATAAAAGATAATGCTGCTACTTTTTCTTTAGCATTAGACCCGACTACTCAAAAAATTAAATTAGATGACATTCAGGTTTCAACAGTCCTTTGGGCATTAAAACAAATTTCAAAAGATCCTAAAAATTTTAATTTATCATTGCCTAATTTTAATAAAGAACTCGAATTAATGGTAGCTACACTTCAACAAGACGTTGGTTCTCTCTCAGACGACAAATTAACATTGGAAGAAGAAATCAATAAAGTTGCAACAATTGCTTTTCAGATTTTCGGTTTTGATGCAATATCTAATTGCACAAATTTTATAGTCATTGCAACTCAAAAATCTCAAAAAAATGCAGCACAAGAGAAAAATGATAATGATATATTGAATAGTTTTTTTATTGAAGATATTAATAAAACACTAACCTTTCTTAAAAATGGAAAATCTGACAATCTTATAACGCAATATCTTAATATGGATGAAAGTGCCGTCAAGAATAACCGAACTGATATCAGAAAAAACTTGGAATATTCGTATAACATACTTGCACCTATGAATTTTCCTGATGCGTGTTGGCCTACAAATGAACATCACCCTCTCGTTTATAGCCAGCAGTTTGCGATTAATTCCATAATCAAACGATTTAATAGTACTTCTAATGGTTTTTATGGTGTCAATGGCCCTCCAGGAACAGGAAAAACCACTATGTTAAGAGATTTAATTGCTTATGTGGTCACAGAGAGAGCAAAGATTTTAGCTCGTTCTGAAAATCATGAAGTACTATTTCAATCAAGCAAAGCAAAGCAAGCTTGGAAAACTGAAAATTGGACACAGTATATTAACCTTTTTACAGAAGATTTACTTGGCTTTGAAATGGTTGTGGCTTCAAGCAATAATGGTGCAGTTGAAAACGTAACTTTAGAAATTCCAACCCAAAAAAGTATTGACCCTTCTTGGTTAGAAAATTTCGATTATTTTAAAGAAATAGGAACTCGAATTATTAAAGAATCTAAAGTATCGGCTTGGGGTATGGGTGCAGCTTGCCTTGGTAATGCTTCAAATAAGAATGCTTTTGTCTCTAACTTTTGGTATGAAGATAAAAAGGAGCATGCAAAAACAATTCAAGGATTTAAAGATTATTTGTTAAAAATCAAACAACGTAGTGAAGATGACTTAATAGCTGAATGGAAATTGGCTCGAAAAAGTTTTCAAGATGCATTGAACATGGTTCAAAAAATGAAAAAGGAAAAGAATTCTATTTATACTTTGGCTGAAGAGTATAAAGCAAAAACCCTAAATGAGAACAAGCAAATAACTGCACTTATTAGCGAAAATAGTGAATTAGAGAAGAAAATTGCTACTGATGTGAAATCGATTGATCAAACTGAACAATTAATCCAAAACAAAAAATCTGCTTCACAACAATTTGAATTTTTCCTACAAACCTTAGATAATAAGATATCAACCATAAGTGTAAATTTGAGCGATACTAAAGAATTATTAAATGCTCATAGTCGGAGAAAAATGAGCTTCCTTGAAACTATTCTTGATTTGATATTTTCTAAAGGTAAACGTAGCAAAGCATGGAACAATAAAATGGTCCTATTAGAACAAGATGAGCAAAATTTTGGTAATGATATCATAGGACTTAAAAAAAAGAAATCAGAAACTCAGTTAGATTTGGAGCAAATTTCTTTTAATGTTACTAAGCTTGAAAAGCAAAAACAAGAATATGAAGAAAATATAAACAAATACAAGCTATTGATTTCTCAAAATACTTCAAAAATAGCTACTCACAAAAAAAGTAAGGAAGAATATGACCGTCTTTATCAGTCTGCATTAAAGACACAACACCAGCATGAAAAACGTAGCGATAAAGACACTGAACGCGAATTGTCTTCCCCATGGATGGATGATGAATTTTTTAAAGCTAGAGCCAAATTATTTATAGAGGCTTTAAATCTTCATAAAGCATTCATTCATGTTAATGCTAAAAAAATTCAATCAAACCTTTTATGTATCATTGATATTCTTCAAGGAACAGTTCGCGCTGACACTGAATTTAAAGAAGCAGTAAGACATGCTTGGGCAACATTATTTTTATGCGTACCTGTTGTTTCTACAACCTTTGCTTCGTTCCCAAGGCTCTTTAAACATTTTTGGAATCATGAAATTGGTTGGCTACTTATTGATGAAGCAGGACAAGCCCCTGCACAAGCTGCAGTAGGTGCCATTATGCGTTCAAAAAGATGTATTGTCGTTGGGGATCCTTTGCAGTTAGAACCAATTATTGGACTTCCTTTATCTATACAAAATATTTTAAGAAAAAAAGTTAATGCACATGATGACTCATTATTGCAACGAACCTCTGTGCAAAAAAGAGTTGATTTTACTGAAACGAATGGTACATATCTTGAAGATACGAATAACAATAATAAGATATGGGTCGGTTCACCTCTTCGTGTTCACAGAAGATGCAATAATCCCATGTTTGAAATATCTAATTCAACAACGTATTTAGGAATGATGGTTCAAGGGAAAAAAGATGTTATTAATAATCTTCCTATGAGTCAATGGTATGATGTGCAATCATTGGAATCTAGTGGAAATTGGATTCCAGATGAAGGCAAAAAAACACAAGAACTCATTAATGATTTGTCTACTCTAGGCATAACATCAAAAGAACTTTACATTATTAGTCCATTCAAAGATGTGATAAAAGGGCTAAAAG includes the following:
- a CDS encoding DEAD/DEAH box helicase; protein product: MSDIELKKILEFWHIQEFLLPQSLENIDKINDDTKSLRKAFAGNTNNVVKWIYEKLKYPPKDDYIWQFMIYGGIYKIEDVKKQLLTFFDEEDDVESREIKDNAATFSLALDPTTQKIKLDDIQVSTVLWALKQISKDPKNFNLSLPNFNKELELMVATLQQDVGSLSDDKLTLEEEINKVATIAFQIFGFDAISNCTNFIVIATQKSQKNAAQEKNDNDILNSFFIEDINKTLTFLKNGKSDNLITQYLNMDESAVKNNRTDIRKNLEYSYNILAPMNFPDACWPTNEHHPLVYSQQFAINSIIKRFNSTSNGFYGVNGPPGTGKTTMLRDLIAYVVTERAKILARSENHEVLFQSSKAKQAWKTENWTQYINLFTEDLLGFEMVVASSNNGAVENVTLEIPTQKSIDPSWLENFDYFKEIGTRIIKESKVSAWGMGAACLGNASNKNAFVSNFWYEDKKEHAKTIQGFKDYLLKIKQRSEDDLIAEWKLARKSFQDALNMVQKMKKEKNSIYTLAEEYKAKTLNENKQITALISENSELEKKIATDVKSIDQTEQLIQNKKSASQQFEFFLQTLDNKISTISVNLSDTKELLNAHSRRKMSFLETILDLIFSKGKRSKAWNNKMVLLEQDEQNFGNDIIGLKKKKSETQLDLEQISFNVTKLEKQKQEYEENINKYKLLISQNTSKIATHKKSKEEYDRLYQSALKTQHQHEKRSDKDTERELSSPWMDDEFFKARAKLFIEALNLHKAFIHVNAKKIQSNLLCIIDILQGTVRADTEFKEAVRHAWATLFLCVPVVSTTFASFPRLFKHFWNHEIGWLLIDEAGQAPAQAAVGAIMRSKRCIVVGDPLQLEPIIGLPLSIQNILRKKVNAHDDSLLQRTSVQKRVDFTETNGTYLEDTNNNNKIWVGSPLRVHRRCNNPMFEISNSTTYLGMMVQGKKDVINNLPMSQWYDVQSLESSGNWIPDEGKKTQELINDLSTLGITSKELYIISPFKDVIKGLKALFAYSKQVDSKNKIGTIHTVQGKEAKVVILVLGSDPNKDNSRTWAASKPNLLNVAATRAKERFYIIGNQRLWGNKQYFKDALALLNLNSREI